A region from the Streptomyces sp. 3214.6 genome encodes:
- a CDS encoding glycosyltransferase, whose amino-acid sequence MRETANQFVKAGWDVTVVNIARESWELDSGIDLSLLEQVDPQVKIVELPLAREDLETDIRLFDEARALDPNGWVAKLRRRQTETFPEPNFGEWRGDLEQAVLRIHKEHPADLLLASCVPYVNLAAAWKLWEDAKVPYAVDFRDGWSIDVIDGVEAFARDSAEGLWEQKILDHAVSLWVVNDPIAEHYRKRYPEFASRVHVVRNGYDADSSPGRAHNPDPGAGLVFGYLGTVNFTVPHLETVLNAWRAAREKEPLLANARFELRGHLGNGATRGANRHAEVFKEAEADGVVFGGPAAKAEVSSIYASWDAMVLILIGGRYVTSGKVYEYMATGLPIVSAHAAEHDASNVLRGHPLWTGAPGIDEAGLTESFIKAAHMAVETTDEEHAEAMAHADQFTREALMSVAVKNLVEELAK is encoded by the coding sequence ATGCGGGAGACCGCCAACCAGTTCGTGAAGGCGGGCTGGGACGTCACGGTCGTCAACATCGCCCGGGAGTCCTGGGAACTCGACTCGGGCATCGACCTCTCCCTGCTGGAGCAGGTCGACCCCCAGGTGAAGATCGTCGAACTGCCGCTGGCCCGCGAGGACCTCGAGACGGACATCCGCCTCTTCGACGAGGCGCGTGCCCTGGACCCCAACGGCTGGGTCGCAAAGCTGCGCCGCCGCCAGACCGAGACGTTCCCGGAGCCCAACTTCGGTGAGTGGCGCGGCGACCTGGAGCAGGCGGTGCTGCGCATCCACAAGGAGCACCCGGCGGACCTGCTGCTCGCCTCCTGCGTGCCGTACGTGAACCTCGCCGCGGCCTGGAAGCTGTGGGAGGACGCGAAGGTGCCGTACGCGGTGGACTTCCGCGACGGCTGGTCCATCGACGTCATCGACGGCGTCGAGGCCTTCGCCCGCGACTCGGCGGAGGGCCTGTGGGAGCAGAAGATCCTCGACCACGCGGTGTCCCTGTGGGTCGTCAACGACCCGATCGCCGAGCACTACCGCAAGCGCTACCCCGAGTTCGCGAGCCGGGTGCACGTCGTGCGCAACGGCTACGACGCGGACAGCTCGCCGGGCCGGGCGCACAACCCGGACCCCGGCGCCGGTCTGGTCTTCGGCTACCTCGGCACGGTCAACTTCACCGTGCCGCACCTGGAGACGGTGCTGAACGCCTGGCGGGCCGCCAGGGAGAAGGAACCGCTGCTGGCGAACGCGCGCTTCGAGCTGCGCGGCCACCTCGGCAACGGCGCCACCCGCGGTGCGAACCGGCACGCCGAGGTCTTCAAGGAGGCCGAGGCCGACGGCGTCGTCTTCGGCGGTCCCGCCGCCAAGGCCGAGGTCTCCTCGATCTACGCCAGCTGGGACGCGATGGTGCTGATCCTCATCGGCGGCCGGTACGTCACCTCGGGCAAGGTGTACGAGTACATGGCGACCGGCCTGCCGATCGTGTCGGCGCACGCCGCCGAGCACGACGCCTCCAACGTGCTGCGGGGTCACCCGCTGTGGACGGGCGCCCCCGGCATCGACGAGGCGGGCCTGACCGAGTCGTTCATCAAGGCCGCCCACATGGCGGTGGAGACGACCGACGAGGAGCACGCCGAGGCGATGGCCCACGCCGACCAGTTCACTCGTGAGGCGCTGATGTCCGTCGCCGTCAAGAACCTTGTCGAGGAGCTCGCCAAGTGA
- a CDS encoding D-glucuronyl C5-epimerase family protein, with product MAGKRRAEYGRRRFIRLAGGTAAGAAAVGGGAVTAMATGVFESPTPTDPFANMPRSIALSLPSGTGGETIPVPPLPDPLEGGSVSAPSSGTRIPYTGGTPTETDVPTTLPFEFKKAGYQIVPDLPEALRPWRNRPTTWANANLSSGTYHLNADGVYMKYTESGKSYDHPVGQIQFGLGCLTSYRVENDPTRKAVFLQRAKAQADRLIAKRVETRGAWYFPYPFDFTHAEHSGVVYKAPWYSGMAQGESISLFAQLAALEDGLSADDRARYKAAADGAFASLLRADNANPWVVNKDKGGYLWIQEYPFKTAGTGDYTYNGMIFAMFGIWDYFRLTGNELAAQLYDGACTTIARYFTLLRNPRWFSYYCQTHRIPAHTYHHHHIALWQQLHWHTNSTVFAHQLDMLIEDIPPGVKSGSAIAIAAGTHTLYKLNTDADGSWDKSRADKILSSKKVVFARATQAPIDVRRRIQGAGVWYRISAGAYKGYWVGESYPKVFLRGEHITVTYRVPRTLTIAANASVEAIDYGTNNVAGTLKTLKYPEAHTLQFDRRAVVNGRPMVRITSEELAGYWIPATQVTTDGH from the coding sequence ATGGCTGGAAAGAGGCGTGCCGAATACGGCCGGAGACGGTTCATACGACTGGCCGGCGGCACCGCCGCGGGGGCGGCGGCCGTGGGGGGCGGGGCCGTCACCGCGATGGCCACCGGTGTCTTCGAGTCGCCCACGCCGACCGACCCGTTCGCCAACATGCCGCGGTCGATCGCGCTGAGCCTGCCGTCCGGCACAGGCGGGGAGACGATCCCCGTGCCGCCGCTGCCGGACCCGTTGGAGGGCGGCAGCGTCAGCGCACCGAGCTCCGGCACGCGCATCCCGTACACGGGTGGCACGCCGACCGAGACCGACGTTCCGACCACTCTGCCGTTCGAGTTCAAGAAGGCCGGTTACCAGATCGTCCCGGATCTGCCGGAGGCCCTGCGGCCGTGGCGCAACCGGCCCACGACCTGGGCGAACGCGAACCTCTCCTCGGGTACCTACCACCTCAACGCCGACGGCGTGTACATGAAGTACACGGAGAGCGGGAAGTCCTACGACCACCCCGTGGGGCAGATCCAGTTCGGCCTCGGCTGCCTCACCAGCTACCGCGTCGAGAACGACCCGACCCGCAAGGCCGTGTTCCTCCAGCGCGCCAAGGCCCAGGCCGACCGGCTGATCGCCAAGCGCGTCGAGACCCGCGGCGCCTGGTACTTCCCGTACCCGTTCGACTTCACCCACGCCGAGCACAGCGGTGTCGTCTACAAGGCGCCCTGGTACTCCGGCATGGCCCAGGGCGAGTCGATCAGCCTCTTCGCCCAGCTCGCGGCGTTGGAGGACGGGCTCAGCGCGGACGACCGGGCCCGGTACAAGGCGGCCGCCGACGGCGCCTTCGCCTCGCTGCTGCGCGCCGACAACGCCAACCCGTGGGTGGTGAACAAGGACAAGGGGGGCTACCTCTGGATCCAGGAGTACCCGTTCAAGACGGCCGGCACGGGCGACTACACGTACAACGGCATGATCTTCGCCATGTTCGGCATCTGGGACTACTTCCGGCTGACCGGCAACGAGCTCGCCGCCCAGCTGTACGACGGCGCCTGCACGACGATCGCCCGGTACTTCACGCTGCTGCGCAACCCGCGCTGGTTCTCGTACTACTGCCAGACGCACCGGATCCCGGCGCACACGTATCACCACCACCACATCGCGCTGTGGCAGCAGCTGCACTGGCACACCAACAGCACGGTCTTCGCGCACCAGTTGGACATGCTGATCGAGGACATCCCACCGGGCGTGAAGTCGGGCTCGGCGATCGCCATCGCGGCCGGCACGCACACCCTGTACAAGCTGAACACCGACGCGGACGGCAGCTGGGACAAGTCCCGCGCCGACAAGATCCTCAGCTCGAAGAAGGTCGTCTTCGCCCGGGCCACCCAGGCGCCGATCGACGTGCGCCGGCGCATCCAGGGCGCGGGCGTCTGGTACCGGATCAGCGCCGGAGCGTACAAGGGCTACTGGGTCGGCGAGTCCTACCCGAAGGTGTTCCTGCGCGGTGAGCACATCACCGTCACCTACCGGGTGCCGCGCACGCTCACGATCGCCGCGAACGCCTCCGTCGAGGCGATCGACTACGGCACCAACAACGTCGCCGGCACGCTCAAGACGCTGAAGTACCCCGAGGCACACACCCTCCAGTTCGACCGCAGGGCGGTCGTCAACGGGCGGCCTATGGTGCGGATCACCTCGGAGGAGCTCGCCGGGTACTGGATTCCGGCCACCCAGGTCACCACCGACGGACACTGA
- a CDS encoding acyltransferase — translation MNYRVQPSAQVDASAEIGDGSSVWDLAQIREGARLGAGCVVGRGAYVGSGVRMGDNCKLQNYALVYEPAELGDGVFIGPAVVLTNDHNPRSVDPEGKQKRGGDWEAVGVKIADGASIGARSVCVAPITIGRWAMVAAGAVVTKDVPDFALVVGVPARRVGWVGHAGVRLVERDGEPGVWECPQTGSLYEEKDGALVERAH, via the coding sequence GTGAATTACAGGGTCCAGCCCAGCGCTCAGGTCGACGCGAGTGCCGAGATCGGCGACGGGAGCAGTGTGTGGGACCTCGCGCAGATCCGGGAGGGCGCGCGGCTCGGTGCGGGCTGTGTGGTCGGGCGTGGGGCGTACGTCGGGTCCGGTGTGCGGATGGGCGACAACTGCAAGCTGCAGAACTACGCGCTCGTCTACGAGCCCGCCGAGCTCGGTGACGGCGTCTTCATCGGCCCCGCCGTGGTCCTCACCAACGACCACAACCCGCGCTCCGTGGATCCCGAGGGCAAGCAGAAGCGTGGAGGTGACTGGGAGGCCGTCGGCGTGAAGATCGCCGACGGGGCGTCCATCGGGGCGCGCTCGGTGTGTGTCGCGCCGATCACCATCGGTCGCTGGGCGATGGTCGCCGCGGGTGCCGTCGTCACCAAGGACGTGCCGGACTTCGCGCTGGTCGTGGGTGTTCCGGCGCGCCGGGTCGGGTGGGTCGGGCACGCCGGTGTGCGGCTGGTCGAACGGGACGGCGAGCCAGGGGTGTGGGAGTGCCCGCAGACCGGTTCCCTGTACGAGGAGAAGGACGGGGCTCTCGTCGAGCGCGCCCATTAG
- a CDS encoding glycosyltransferase family 1 protein has protein sequence MTEVLLVAYVRPQFGVLADAVRKFNAQGARVHLAGMFDLEAEGVPEELAAIGLASAHQLPRTLKHRSQALRRRLGKSPRGLRNWTQIKSDRWLRSHGRKADVLVALDVATVYTVWRLAEYNHTAAAKFGLAPALKAVEELQAQGGVTERRSSVLPPLHAVTRGMKRKVDQLPAQIVRTATPRPLMRSGVGARLWRSAVTAPGMPVRVRAATSRYVAEGMQWAGRTSGAALTLADAAAKISDLQMRADLYYEGCMQELRKGISPRYLGKAVAAQLANADSLFAKGSTDDSAEAINRALFLHFHRVLHIDQLSSPLAKDAEGFVAPLHRSKAFQALSRPRGRKVPAAPAPTDRPLRLLVTTSANDNFLHLIKEHFADHPGVELRYLDLAANKHLKRISWAAPRMLKDRLADGTSDYQEEVERLMRPHLDWADTVFLEWAAGPAGMLTSIDPGDTRIVVRLHSYEAFTRWPHMTDFSRIDDLIFVAPHVKDLTATLVPMLRGEHAPKFHLIDNAMDLSGFNRTKPAEARFNLGLVGISQVAKDPKWALDVLERVRKHDERYRLLLVGGDMDPKTSQATRLYLNEFEELLAPLEESGAVVRLGPTDDVPSKLVEIGTILSSSVREGCHVGLMEGAASGAVPVVRDWPFYAGKPNSARTLYPEGWVVSSPAEAAERILKVTATEESWRGAGELATEHALTVWDWPVVQKHFEKLFIEDN, from the coding sequence GTGACCGAAGTCCTGCTCGTGGCGTACGTACGGCCGCAGTTCGGCGTGCTCGCCGACGCGGTGCGCAAGTTCAACGCCCAGGGCGCGCGCGTGCACCTGGCGGGCATGTTCGACCTGGAGGCGGAGGGCGTCCCCGAGGAGCTCGCCGCCATAGGGCTCGCCAGTGCGCACCAGCTGCCGCGCACCCTGAAGCACCGCAGCCAGGCGCTCCGCCGCCGGCTCGGCAAGTCCCCGCGCGGCCTGCGCAACTGGACGCAGATCAAGAGCGACCGGTGGCTGCGCTCGCACGGCCGCAAGGCCGATGTGCTCGTCGCCCTGGACGTGGCGACCGTGTACACGGTGTGGCGGCTCGCCGAGTACAACCACACCGCCGCGGCCAAGTTCGGGCTCGCGCCCGCGCTGAAGGCCGTCGAGGAACTGCAGGCGCAGGGCGGCGTCACGGAGCGCCGCTCCTCGGTCCTGCCGCCGCTGCACGCGGTCACCCGTGGCATGAAGCGCAAGGTCGACCAGCTGCCCGCGCAGATCGTGCGGACGGCGACCCCGCGGCCGCTGATGCGGTCCGGCGTCGGCGCCCGGCTGTGGCGCTCGGCGGTGACCGCGCCCGGCATGCCCGTCAGGGTGCGCGCCGCGACCTCGCGGTATGTCGCCGAGGGCATGCAGTGGGCGGGCCGCACCAGCGGCGCCGCGCTGACCCTGGCGGACGCCGCCGCGAAGATCTCCGATCTCCAGATGCGGGCGGACCTCTACTACGAGGGCTGCATGCAGGAGCTGAGGAAGGGCATCAGCCCCCGGTACCTGGGCAAGGCGGTCGCGGCCCAGCTCGCGAACGCCGACTCGCTCTTCGCCAAGGGCAGCACCGACGACTCGGCCGAGGCGATCAACCGCGCCCTGTTCCTGCACTTCCACCGGGTGCTGCACATCGACCAGTTGTCGTCGCCGCTGGCCAAGGACGCCGAGGGCTTCGTGGCCCCGCTGCACCGCTCCAAGGCGTTCCAGGCGCTGAGCCGCCCCCGCGGCCGCAAGGTGCCGGCCGCGCCCGCTCCCACCGACCGCCCGCTGCGGCTGCTGGTGACGACGAGCGCCAACGACAACTTCCTGCACCTGATCAAGGAGCACTTCGCCGATCACCCCGGCGTCGAGCTGCGGTACCTCGACCTGGCGGCGAACAAGCACCTGAAGCGGATCTCCTGGGCGGCCCCGCGCATGCTCAAGGACCGTCTTGCCGACGGCACGAGCGACTACCAGGAAGAGGTCGAGCGTCTGATGCGCCCGCACCTCGACTGGGCCGACACCGTCTTCCTGGAGTGGGCGGCGGGCCCGGCCGGCATGCTCACCTCGATCGACCCGGGCGACACCCGGATCGTGGTGCGCCTGCACAGCTACGAGGCGTTCACGCGCTGGCCGCACATGACGGACTTCTCCCGGATCGACGACCTGATCTTCGTCGCCCCGCACGTGAAGGACCTCACCGCGACGCTCGTGCCGATGCTGCGCGGCGAGCACGCTCCGAAGTTCCACCTCATCGACAACGCCATGGACCTGTCGGGCTTCAACCGGACGAAGCCGGCCGAGGCCCGCTTCAACCTCGGTCTGGTCGGCATCAGCCAGGTCGCCAAGGACCCCAAGTGGGCCCTGGACGTCCTGGAGCGGGTCCGCAAGCACGACGAGCGCTACCGGCTGCTGCTGGTCGGCGGCGACATGGACCCGAAGACCAGCCAGGCCACCCGGCTGTACCTGAACGAGTTCGAGGAGCTGCTGGCCCCGCTGGAGGAGTCCGGCGCGGTGGTCCGGCTCGGCCCGACGGACGACGTCCCGTCGAAGCTCGTCGAGATCGGTACGATCCTCAGCTCGTCGGTGCGTGAGGGCTGCCACGTCGGTCTGATGGAGGGCGCGGCCAGCGGTGCCGTCCCCGTCGTCCGCGACTGGCCGTTCTACGCGGGCAAGCCCAACAGCGCCCGCACCCTCTACCCCGAGGGCTGGGTCGTGTCCTCGCCCGCAGAGGCGGCCGAGCGGATCCTGAAGGTCACGGCCACGGAGGAGTCCTGGCGCGGTGCGGGCGAGCTCGCCACCGAGCACGCGCTGACGGTGTGGGACTGGCCCGTGGTGCAGAAGCACTTCGAGAAGCTGTTCATCGAGGACAACTGA
- the wecB gene encoding non-hydrolyzing UDP-N-acetylglucosamine 2-epimerase: protein MKVISIVGARPQLVKLAPIAAAFAETEHEHVIVHTGQHYDADLSDVFFSGLGIPDPDVHLGVGSGSHGVQTGAVLSALDPVLEREQPDWVLVYGDTNSTIAGALSAVKMHLPVAHLEAGLRSFNRRMPEEHNRVLTDHSADLLLAPTEEAVRHLANEGLAERTRLAGDVMVDICLRIRDQVRAGEFAAPELPEGIDPAKPFLLATLHRPDNTDDPERLAAIVDSLAKLPVPVALAAHPRLVARAEEHGIDLSQGNLHVGRPLPYASLVAAVLASVGVVTDSGGLQKEAFLLERICTTIRPETEWVETVNTGWNVLVPDPHTLSPQEWAETVTRAVPTDDPGTPYGDGRAAHNVVRLMEEWKGGSRPA, encoded by the coding sequence GTGAAAGTCATCAGCATCGTCGGTGCCCGTCCTCAGTTGGTGAAGCTCGCGCCCATCGCGGCGGCGTTCGCCGAGACCGAGCACGAGCACGTCATCGTGCACACCGGGCAGCACTACGACGCCGACCTCTCCGACGTCTTCTTCTCGGGACTCGGCATCCCCGACCCCGACGTCCACCTCGGTGTCGGCTCCGGCAGCCATGGCGTGCAGACCGGCGCCGTCCTCTCGGCGCTCGACCCGGTCCTCGAGCGTGAGCAGCCCGACTGGGTGCTCGTCTACGGCGACACCAACTCCACCATCGCCGGCGCGCTGTCCGCGGTGAAGATGCACCTGCCCGTGGCGCACCTGGAGGCGGGCCTGCGCTCCTTCAACCGGCGGATGCCGGAGGAGCACAACCGCGTCCTCACCGACCACAGCGCCGACCTGCTGCTCGCGCCCACCGAGGAGGCCGTGCGCCACCTCGCCAACGAGGGCCTCGCCGAGCGCACCCGCCTGGCCGGCGACGTGATGGTCGACATCTGCCTGCGCATCCGCGACCAGGTCCGGGCCGGCGAGTTCGCCGCGCCGGAGCTGCCCGAGGGCATCGACCCGGCGAAGCCGTTCCTGCTGGCGACCCTGCACCGCCCGGACAACACCGACGACCCCGAGCGGCTCGCCGCGATCGTCGACTCGCTCGCCAAGCTGCCGGTGCCGGTGGCGCTCGCCGCCCACCCGCGGCTGGTCGCCCGCGCCGAGGAGCACGGCATCGACCTGTCCCAGGGCAACCTGCACGTCGGCCGCCCGCTGCCGTACGCGAGCCTGGTCGCCGCCGTACTGGCCTCGGTCGGCGTGGTCACGGACTCCGGCGGTCTGCAGAAGGAGGCGTTCCTGCTGGAGCGCATCTGCACCACGATCCGCCCGGAGACGGAGTGGGTGGAAACCGTGAACACCGGCTGGAACGTCCTTGTACCCGACCCGCACACGCTGTCGCCCCAGGAGTGGGCCGAGACCGTGACCCGTGCCGTGCCGACCGACGACCCCGGCACTCCGTACGGCGACGGCCGCGCGGCGCACAACGTCGTCCGTCTCATGGAGGAATGGAAGGGGGGCAGCCGGCCCGCATGA